The Bacillus sp. NEB1478 genome contains the following window.
TCGAAACCTAAAGCGTTGCAAAAGCGATCGTAACTAAAAGCAAAACATTGAAATAGTGTGATAGTTTGACCCCGTCTCTCATAAAAATGGAGAGAGGGGGTTTTTTTATATGGGAAAATTGCGGCAGCAAGTAAACAAATGGTTGATGCAAAACCTGGATTTACCAGCAGATGTAATAATGGATTTGCCCCGGATTACAATGATCGGTCAAATACACATTTATATAGAAAATCATCGTGGAGTTAAAGCCTTCTCCAATGAACAGCTTGCACTTAAGTTAAAGCAAGGGACACTTTTGATAAAAGGCAGCGACTTTGTAATAAAAACAATTTTGCCGGAAGAAATCCTTTTAGAAGGAACTGTATCTTCCGTTTATTTTGAAAATGATTAGTATTTTTGATAATGAGGAGGGGCAAGTTTGAATAATAAATGGAATCATAATTTAAAAGGGAATATACGTGTTGAAATTATAGGACAAGAATCAAGCTCGTTTATTAACTCATGCCTTACTTCAGGAATACAAATTTGGGATATCCAGCCTCTTGATAATGGACGAGTTCTCGCATCGCTTCCTGTTGATGATTTTAAAAAAGTGAAAAGACTCTTAAAGGAAAAGAAACTTAAAATTAGGATTAGAGAAAAAAACGGCA
Protein-coding sequences here:
- the yqfC gene encoding sporulation protein YqfC; the encoded protein is MGKLRQQVNKWLMQNLDLPADVIMDLPRITMIGQIHIYIENHRGVKAFSNEQLALKLKQGTLLIKGSDFVIKTILPEEILLEGTVSSVYFEND